One part of the Vitis riparia cultivar Riparia Gloire de Montpellier isolate 1030 chromosome 8, EGFV_Vit.rip_1.0, whole genome shotgun sequence genome encodes these proteins:
- the LOC117919936 gene encoding MLO-like protein 3 codes for MATGNNSVRSLEHTPTWALAVVCFFFIAISIVLEHCIHLLTNWLKRHRKTALCDAVDRLKSELMLLGFMSLLLAVTQEPISKICIPPKYADKMLPCRRLVEDQSANTTDPCTSKGMVSLVTQKGIQQLQIFIFVLAVMQIVYSVLTMALGRLKMRRWSAWEKETQTTEYLAANDPNRFRFTRQTTFGRRHMSSCTETSLQLWTKCFFRQFFRSVVKVDYITLRHGFISAHLAPNSNFNFQKYIRRSLDEDFKVVVSISPLMRFIVVIFLLLDVHGWHVYLWVSCVPLLIVLILGTKLEVIVERMALQLKHQNYVIKGTPLVKPNDNLFWFGDPRFVLTLIHYTLFTNAFEMAFFIWVSIEFGWDSCYHEHTVITAIRVVLAVTVQVLCSYITLPLYALVTQMGSQYKGKALEEQTAKIIKQWHAEVRERRKRQEQSLQSPRTSWTTEWSPRRSSVTESSSLLRQCRLGGSPTSKGEIVEVEEEESVRNEAAWSRFRSVPMLELQAVKRDGRWKERE; via the exons ATGGCGACTGGAAACAACTCCGTTCGCTCTCTGGAACACACCCCGACGTGGGCATTGGCGGTTGTCTGCTTCTTCTTCATAGCCATTTCCATTGTTCTTGAGCACTGTATCCATCTTCTCACCAAC TGGCTTAAGAGACATCGGAAGACTGCGTTGTGCGATGCCGTGGACAGACTCAAATCCG AGCTGATGCTTCTGGGGTTCATGTCTCTACTACTAGCAGTAACTCAAGAGCCTATTTCCAAAATCTGCATACCACCCAAGTATGCTGACAAGATGCTTCCCTGTCG GCGACTGGTTGAAGATCAAAGTGCAAATACTACTGATCCTTGCACGTCTAAG GGTATGGTTTCTTTAGTGACCCAAAAAGGGATCCAGCAGCTTCAAATCTTCATCTTTGTGCTGGCTGTCATGCAAATTGTTTATAGTGTTCTCACCATGGCTTTGGGCAGGCTTAAG ATGAGACGTTGGAGTGCTTGGGAGAAAGAAACACAAACAACGGAGTACCTCGCTGCCAACG ATCCTAATCGATTCAGATTCACGAGGCAAACAACTTTCGGAAGACGGCACATGTCTTCTTGTACAGAAACATCCCTTCAATTGTGGACA AAATGCTTCTTCAGACAGTTCTTTCGATCAGTGGTAAAGGTGGACTATATCACTTTGAGGCATGGTTTCATCTCG GCTCATTTGGCACCCAATAGcaacttcaatttccaaaagtACATACGACGATCACTGGACGAGGATTTCAAGGTCGTAGTCAGCATCAG CCCTCTGATGCGGTTTATTGTGGTTATCTTCTTGCTCCTAGACGTACATG GTTGGCATGTGTATCTCTGGGTGTCCTGCGTTCCACTCTTG ATAGTGCTGATTCTGGGAACCAAACTGGAAGTCATTGTGGAGAGAATGGCCCTTCAGCTAAAACATCAGAACTATGTAATCAAAGGAACGCCTCTGGTTAAGCCCAATGACAATCTCTTCTGGTTTGGGGACCCAAGATTTGTTCTGACTCTTATTCATTACACTCTTTTTACG AATGCATTCGAGATGGCCTTCTTTATCTGGGTTTCA ATAGAATTTGGGTGGGACTCTTGTTACCATGAGCACACGGTGATCACTGCCATAAGAGTGGTGTTGGC TGTGACAGTTCAAGTCCTTTGCAGCTATATTACACTTCCCCTATATGCACTAGTGACACAG ATGGGATCACAATACAAGGGTAAGGCACTGGAAGAGCAGACGGCCAAAATCATAAAGCAGTGGCACGCGGAGGTAAGGGAAAGGAGGAAGAGGCAAGAACAGTCGTTACAATCTCCTCGGACATCTTGGACGACAGAATGGAGCCCCAGGAGGAGTAGTGTGACTGAATCTTCATCGCTTCTACGACAATGTAGGCTAGGAGGAAGCCCTACTAGCAAAGGAGAAATCGTGGaggtggaagaagaagaaagtgtAAGAAACGAGGCTGCCTGGTCAAGGTTTCGGTCTGTGCCCATGCTAGAACTGCAAGCAGTGAAGCGAGATGGGAGATGGAAAGAAAGAGAGTAG
- the LOC117920804 gene encoding uncharacterized protein LOC117920804 → MAQNHSLSLLVAAMDGLWFNQVILFSNPMSLLCPTTLRIAPQTTSSDSLLYCSSDLSAPPPSEEETSAHSSASPLPQLVDEEDDPKNEGEDKEMKQKERPNRLNLMTRKTRSFSSSPATKKRAKNHRYLGAVTSLPKTMSCKSLRELELEEVKGFMDLGFKFKREHLSPRMITVIPGLQRLGGYNNDQETELSDSTQSANYKDDKIEEEEEEERAVVRPYLSEAWLIKRPDSPLLNLKMPRVSASADMKKHLWHWARTVAYVIQQQS, encoded by the exons atgGCCCAGAATCACTCTCTCAGCTTGCTTGTAGCAGCCATGGATGGTCTCTGGTTTAACCAAGTCATTCTTTTCTCGAACCCCATGTCACTACTCTGCCCCACTACCCTCAGAATTGCACCACAAACTACCTCATCAGATTCTCTTTTGTATTGCTCATCCGACCTTTCTGCACCACCTCCTTCAGAAGAAGAAACCTCAGCTCACTCATCCGCAAGCCCTCTTCCACAG TTAGTAGATGAGGAAGATGATCCCAAGAATGAAGGTGAAGACAAGGAAATGAAGCAGAAGGAAAGACCCAACAGGTTGAATCTTATGACAAGAAAAACCCGCTCATTTTCATCATCACCTGCCACTAAAAAACGTGCTAAAAATCACAGATACTTGGGTGCAGTGACAAGTTTACCCAAAACCATGAGCTGCAAGAGCTTGAGGGAGctagaacttgaagaagtgaaggggttcatggatttaggtttcaaattcaaaagagaACATTTAAGTCCACGAATGATAACCGTAATCCCTGGCTTGCAGAGACTCGGAGGATACAACAATGATCAGGAAACTGAACTATCAGATTCCACTCAATCAGCTAATTATAAAGATGATAAAatcgaagaagaagaagaggaggagaGAGCTGTAGTGAGGCCGTATCTTTCTGAAGCATGGTTAATAAAGAGACCTGATTCTCCATTACTAAACCTAAAGATGCCAAGGGTGTCTGCCTCTGCTGACATGAAGAAACATCTATGGCACTGGGCTAGAACTGTGGCATATGTAATTCAGCAGCAATCTTGA